One genomic window of Rhinolophus ferrumequinum isolate MPI-CBG mRhiFer1 chromosome 23, mRhiFer1_v1.p, whole genome shotgun sequence includes the following:
- the PLTP gene encoding phospholipid transfer protein, with translation MALFGALFLALLAGAFAEIPGCKIRITSKALELVKQEGLRFLEQELETITIPDLRGREGQFFYNISEVKVTELQLTSSELHFQPKQELVLQITNASLGIRFQRQLLYWFFYDGGYINASAEGVSIRIALHLSRDSTGRMKVSNVSCQASVSRMHAAFGGTFRRVYEILSTFITSGMRFLLNQQICPVLFHAGMVLLNSLLDTVPVRSSVDNYVGIDYSLLKDPAVSASHLDMDFRGSFFPLDQGNWSLLNQAVEPQLLEEERMVYVAFSEFFFDTALESYFQAGALQLLLVGDKVPRDLDMLLRASYFGSIVLSPAVIDSPLKLELRVTAPPRCTIKPSGTTVSVTASVIIALAPPNQPEVQLSTMVMDARLSAKMTLRGKALRIQLDLRKFRIYSNQSTLESLALIPLQAPLKTMLQIGVMPLLNERTRRGVQIPLPEGIDFVHEVVTNHAGFITIGADLHFAKGLREVIEKNRPAVPTDPAASSTPPPSTAAAAV, from the exons ATGGCCCTCTTCGGGGCCCTCTTCCTAGCGCTGCTGGCAGGCGCTTTCGCCGAGATCCCCGGCTGCAAGATCCGCATCACCTCCAAGGCGCTGGAGCTGG TGAAGCAGGAGGGGCTGCGCTTTCTGGAGCAAGAGTTGGAGACCATCACTATTCCGGACCTGCGGGGTAGAGAGGGCCAGTTCTTCTACAACATCTCTGA GGTGAAGGTCACAGAGCTGCAGCTGACATCCTCTGAGCTCCATTTCCAGCCAAAGCAGGAGCTGGTACTACAAATCACCAATGCCTCTTTGGGGATACGTTTCCAGAGACAGCTTCTCTACTGGTTCTT CTATGATGGGGGCTATATCAACGCCTCCGCTGAGGGTGTATCCATCCGCATCGCTCTGCACCTCTCTCGAGATTCCACAGGCCGGATGAAAGTGTCCAATGTCTCCTGCCAGGCCTCTGTCTCCAGAATGCACGCAGCCTTTGGGGGAACCTTCAG GAGGGTGTATGAAATCCTCTCCACGTTCATCACCTCGGGGATGCGCTTCCTCCTCAACCAGCAG ATCTGCCCCGTGCTCTTCCACGCAGGGATGGTGCTGCTCAACTCCCTCCTGGACACCGTGCCTG TACGCAGTTCTGTGGACAATTACGTTGGCATTGACTACTCCCTCCTAAAGGATCCTGCCGTCTCTGCCAGCCATCTGGACATGGACTTCCGG GGGTCCTTCTTTCCTCTGGACCAGGGGAACTGGAGCCTGCTCAACCAGGCAGTGGAGCCCCAGCTGCTGGAGGAGGAGCGGATGGTGTACGTGGCCTTCTCTGAGTTCTTCTTCGACACTGCCCTGGAGAGTTACTTCCAGGCAGGGGCCCTGCAGCTGTTGCTGGTGGGGGATAAG GTGCCCCGTGATCTGGACATGCTGCTGAGGGCCTCCTACTTTGGGAGCATTGTCCTG AGCCCAGCAGTGATTGACTCCCCGCTGAAGTTGGAGCTGCGGGTCACGGCACCACCTCGCTGTACCATCAAGCCGTCGGGCACCACCGTCTCCGTCACTGCCAGTGTCATCATcgccctggccccacccaaccaGCCCGAGGTCCAGCTGTCCACCATGGTCATG GACGCCCGACTCAGCGCCAAGATGACGCTCCGGGGGAAGGCACTGCGCATACAGCTGGACCTGCGCAA GTTCCGAATCTACTCGAACCAGTCTACGCTGGAGTCCCTGGCA ctGATCCCGCTGCAGGCCCCTCTGAAGACCATGCTGCAGATTGGGGTGATGCCCTTGCTCAATG AGCGGACCCGGCGTGGGGTGCAGATCCCACTCCCTGAGGGGATAGACTTTGTGCACGAGGTGGTGACGAACCATGCG GGCTTCATCACCATCGGGGCGGACCTCCACTTTGCCAAAGGGCTTCGAGAGGTGATTGAGAAGAACCGGCCTGCCGTTCCCACAGACCCTGCGGCATCCAGTACCCCACCACCCTCCACGGCAGCGGCAGCTGTCTGA
- the CTSA gene encoding lysosomal protective protein — protein MTSSRQALPGKQGRGEAEMVRAALSPRFCLLLLLFWGPRGEAAPDQDEIQCLPGLAKQPSFRQYSGYLKGSGSKHLHYWFVESQKDPKTSPVVLWLNGGPGCSSLDGFLTEHGPFLIQPDGVTLEYNPYSWNLIANMLYLESPAGVGFSYSNDKSYATNDTEVAQSNYEALQDFFRLFPEYKDNELFLTGESYAGIYIPTLAVLVMQDPSMNLQGLAVGNGLSSYEQNDNSLVYFAYYHGLLGNRLWSSLQTHCCSQNKCNFYDNKDPECVTSVQEVSRIVGNSGLNIYNLYAPCAGGVPGHVRYEKDTVMVQDLGNIFTRLPVKWMRHQALLRSGVRVQLDPPCTNTTAPSAYLNNPFVRKALHIPEQLPRWDMCNFLVNIQYRRLYQSMYSPYLKLLATQKYRILLYNGDVDMACNFMGDEWFVDSLNQKMEVQRRPWLVDYGDSGEQIAGFVKEFSHIAFLTIKGAGHMVPTDMPQAALTMFSRFLNKQPY, from the exons ATGACTTCCAGTCGCCAGGCACTTCCTGGGAAGCAAGGACGCGGGGAAGCAGAG ATGGTCCGAGCAGCTCTGTCGCCGCGGTTctgtctgctgctgctgctcttctGGGGGCCTCGAGGCGAGGCAGCCCCCGACCAGGACGAAATCCAGTGTCTGCCCGGGCTGGCCAAACAGCCGTCTTTCCGCCAATACTCTGGCTACCTCAAAGGCTCTGGCTCGAAGCACCTCCACTACTG GTTTGTGGAGTCCCAGAAGGATCCCAAGACCAGCCCTGTGGTGCTTTGGCTCAACGGAGGGCCGGGCTGCAGCTCCCTAGATGGCTTCCTCACCGAGCACGGGCCCTTCCTG ATCCAGCCAGATGGTGTCACCCTGGAGTACAACCCCTATTCTTGGAACCTG ATTGCCAACATGTTGTACCTGGAGTCCCCAGCTGGGGTGGGCTTCTCCTACTCCAATGACAAGTCTTATGCAACCAATGACACCGAG GTCGCCCAGAGTAATTATGAGGCCCTTCAAGATTTCTTCCGCCTCTTCCCGGAATACAAGGACAATGAACTTTTCCTGACAGGAGAGAGCTATGCCGGCATTTACATCCCCACCCTGGCTGTCTTGGTCATGCAGGATCCCAGCATGAACCTTCAG GGGTTGGCTGTGGGCAATGGACTCTCCTCCTATGAGCAGAATGACAACTCCCTCGTCTATTTCGCCTACTACCATGGCCTTCTGGGGAACAG GCTCTGGTCTTCCCTCCAGACCCACTGCTGCTCTCAAAACAAGTGTAACTTCTACGACAACAAAGACCCAGAATGCGTGACGAGT GTCCAGGAAGTGTCGCGCATCGTGGGCAACTCTGGGCTCAACATCTACAACCTGTACGCCCCATGTGCTGGGGGGGTACCCGGCCATGTAAG GTATGAGAAGGATACTGTCATGGTCCAGGATTTGGGCAACATCTTCACTCGCCTGCCAGTCAAGTGGATGAGGCATCAG GCACTGCTGCGTTCTGGGGTTAGGGTACAGCTGGACCCCCCCTGCACCAACACCACAGCCCCGTCCGCCTACCTCAACAACCCTTTCGTGAGGAAGGCCCTCCACATCCCCGAACAGCTGCCCCGCTGGGACATGTGCAA CTTCCTGGTGAATATACAATACCGCCGTCTCTACCAAAGCATGTACTCTCCGTACCTTAAGCTGCTCGCCACACAG AAATACCGGATCCTGCTCTACAACGGAGATGTGGACATGGCCTGCAATTTCATGGGGGATGAGTGGTTTGTGGATTCTCTCAATCAGAAG ATGGAGGTGCAGCGCCGACCCTGGTTAGTTGACTACGGGGACAGTGGGGAACAGATTGCTGGCTTCGTGAAGGAGTTCTCCCACATCGCCTTTCTCACCATCAAG GGCGCTGGACACATGGTCCCCACCGACATGCCCCAGGCTGCCCTCACCATGTTCTCCCGCTTTCTGAATAAGCAGCCATACTAA
- the NEURL2 gene encoding neuralized-like protein 2 isoform X1, whose amino-acid sequence MAAVFDPVELGAPWGPARPEPPPTRFHRVHGANIRVDPSGTRATRVESFAHGVCFSREPLAPGQVFLVEIEEKELGWCGHLRLGLTALDPASLAAVPEFSLPDLVSLGHTWVFAITRHHNRVPREGRPEAEAVAPSRPPALLVEPYLCIEQFRIPRDRLVGRSRPGLYSHLLDQLYELNVLPPTARRSRLGVLFCPRPDGTADMHIVINGEDMGPSARGLPAAQPLYAVVDVFASTKSVRLVQLEYGLPSLQTLCRLVIQRSVVHRLAIDGLHLPKGLKDFCKYE is encoded by the exons ATGGCTGCTGTCTTCGACCCTGTGGAACTGGGTGCGCCCTGGGGACCCGCGCGCCCCGAGCCCCCTCCCACCCGCTTCCACCGGGTGCACGGTGCCAACATCCGCGTGGACCCTTCCGGGACACGGGCCACACGCGTGGAGAGCTTCGCCCACGGCGTGTGCTTCAGTCGCGAGCCGCTGGCTCCAGGCCAGGTATTCCTGGTTGAGATCGAAGAGAAAGAGTTAGGCTGGTGCGGCCACCTACGCCTCGGCCTGACTGCGTTAGACCCCGCCAGTCTGGCCGCCGTGCCCGAGTTTTCGCTGCCCGACCTGGTCAGCCTCGGCCACACCTGGGTCTTCGCTATCACGCGCCATCACAACCGCGTGCCCCGCGAGGGCCGCCCAGAGGCGGAGGCAGTGGCCCCCAGCCGACCCCCAGCCCTCCTGGTGGAACCGTATCTGTGCATTGAGCAGTTTCGCATTCCCCGCGACCGCCTGGTGGGCCGCAGTCGGCCGGGGCTCTACAGTCACCTGTTGGACCAGCTCTATGAGCTGAATGTGCTGCCTCCGACCGCGCGCCGTAGCCGCCTGGGCGTTCTCTTTTGCCCACGCCCGGACGGTACGGCCGACATGCACATTGTCATCAACGGCGAGGACATGGGCCCCAGCGCCCGGGGGCTGCCAGCCGCCCAGCCCCTCTACGCAGTGGTGGACGTGTTTGCCTCCACCAAGAGCGTGCGCCTGGTCCAGCTTGAGTATGGCT TGCCGTCCCTGCAGACTCTGTGTCGCCTCGTGATCCAGAGAAGTGTGGTGCACCGGTTGGCCATTGATGGGCTCCACCTGCCCAAAGGACTCAAGGATTTCTGCAAGTATGAGTGA
- the NEURL2 gene encoding neuralized-like protein 2 isoform X2 codes for MAAVFDPVELGAPWGPARPEPPPTRFHRVHGANIRVDPSGTRATRVESFAHGVCFSREPLAPGQVFLVEIEEKELGWCGHLRLGLTALDPASLAAVPEFSLPDLVSLGHTWVFAITRHHNRVPREGRPEAEAVAPSRPPALLVEPYLCIEQFRIPRDRLVGRSRPGLYSHLLDQLYELNVLPPTARRSRLGVLFCPRPDGTADMHIVINGEDMGPSARGLPAAQPLYAVVDVFASTKSVRLVQLEYGSFFPQCRPCRLCVAS; via the exons ATGGCTGCTGTCTTCGACCCTGTGGAACTGGGTGCGCCCTGGGGACCCGCGCGCCCCGAGCCCCCTCCCACCCGCTTCCACCGGGTGCACGGTGCCAACATCCGCGTGGACCCTTCCGGGACACGGGCCACACGCGTGGAGAGCTTCGCCCACGGCGTGTGCTTCAGTCGCGAGCCGCTGGCTCCAGGCCAGGTATTCCTGGTTGAGATCGAAGAGAAAGAGTTAGGCTGGTGCGGCCACCTACGCCTCGGCCTGACTGCGTTAGACCCCGCCAGTCTGGCCGCCGTGCCCGAGTTTTCGCTGCCCGACCTGGTCAGCCTCGGCCACACCTGGGTCTTCGCTATCACGCGCCATCACAACCGCGTGCCCCGCGAGGGCCGCCCAGAGGCGGAGGCAGTGGCCCCCAGCCGACCCCCAGCCCTCCTGGTGGAACCGTATCTGTGCATTGAGCAGTTTCGCATTCCCCGCGACCGCCTGGTGGGCCGCAGTCGGCCGGGGCTCTACAGTCACCTGTTGGACCAGCTCTATGAGCTGAATGTGCTGCCTCCGACCGCGCGCCGTAGCCGCCTGGGCGTTCTCTTTTGCCCACGCCCGGACGGTACGGCCGACATGCACATTGTCATCAACGGCGAGGACATGGGCCCCAGCGCCCGGGGGCTGCCAGCCGCCCAGCCCCTCTACGCAGTGGTGGACGTGTTTGCCTCCACCAAGAGCGTGCGCCTGGTCCAGCTTGAGTATGGCT CCTTCTTTCCACAGTGCCGTCCCTGCAGACTCTGTGTCGCCTCGTGA
- the SPATA25 gene encoding spermatogenesis-associated protein 25 — protein sequence MSYFMSPQTHPGLLPSSQGGAASPGSSLGLYSPGEPVVVASGGLGPLSQKGEQVAPVAQAWGPALAVPEARGCPGGASWETLRQKEYGRYCHKFPPTRQPESLGWEDGCSRSRAAHLGGPHRPAPLLLCGLSAGVLSVPSEARGKEASPQPDTCILTLAMMIAGIPTVPVPGLREEDLIRAAQAFMMAHPEPEGAMEGAQWEQAHAHTASGQMPLVRSRRGQPPGSCL from the exons ATGTCTTATTTCATGTCTCCACAAACTCATCCAGGTCTTCTGCCTTCCAGCCAAG GTGGGGCTGCTTCTCCAGGCTCGTCTCTTGGCCTCTatagccctggagagccagtggTGGTGGCCTCTGGTGGACTAGGCCCACTGAGCCAGAAGGGTGAGCAGGTGGCACCTGTtgcccaggcctggggcccaGCGCTGGCAGTGCCGGAAGCCAGGGGCTGCCCTGGGGGGGCTAGCTGGGAGACACTGCGGCAGAAGGAGTACGGCCGATACTGCCACAAATTCCCTCCCACGAGGCAGCCGGAGAGCTTGGGCTGGGAAGATGGCTGCTCCAGAAGCAGAGCTGCCCACCTGGGTGGCCCCCACAGGCCTGCACCCCTGCTGCTATGTGGGCTGTCAGCTGGGGTTCTGTCAGTGCCCTCTGAGGCCCGGGGGAAGGAGGCCAGCCCCCAGCCTGACACCTGCATCCTGACTCTGGCCATGATGATTGCTGGCATCCCCACCGTGCCTGTCCCAGGCCTGCGGGAAGAGGACCTGATCCGGGCAGCTCAAGCTTTCATGATGGCCCATCCGGAGCCAGAGGGGGCTATGGAGGGGGCACAGTGGGAGCAGGCGCATGCCCACACAGCCTCTGGGCAGATGCCCCTAGTGAGATCCAGGAGGGGCCAGCCTCCCGGCTCCTGCTTGTAG
- the ZSWIM1 gene encoding zinc finger SWIM domain-containing protein 1 has product MALTMLNELLIEDPSPPVLLYQVSKTAKLDTLNYQSCFMQSIFAHFPEILFIHRTYNPRGKVLYTFLVDGPRVQLEGHLARAVYFAIPAKEDAEGLAQMFQVFKKFNPAWEKVCTILVDPYFLPLPTLAMEFPAAEVLPSAFHICKFLQGKFYQLSLEQPVEQVLLTSLQSTMCSATAGNLRKLYTLLSNCIPPDQLPKLHSYWLLNDRIWLAHRWRSHAESSRYFQDLEVTTRVLSQFFGTTPSVEQGMTSLLRYMQQNSGDMASFSLGLSPQSSCAPSGVSPQSPKVEQLVEACIQHSLHAICTGPAAQLCLGELAVVQKSVHLIGSGSEKVNIQILEDTHRVQPQPPASCSCYFNQAFHLPCRHILAMLSARRQVLQPDMLPSQWTEGCAASLDHILGSKWSETLDKHLAVTLLTEEVGQLLQHCSQEEFERRYSTLRELADSWIGPYEQVQL; this is encoded by the coding sequence ATGGCCCTGACAATGCTGAATGAGCTCCTGATTGAGGACCCAAGCCCACCTGTGCTGCTGTACCAGGTTAGTAAGACTGCCAAGCTAGATACCCTCAACTATCAGAGCTGCTTTATGCAGAGCATCTTTGCCCACTTCCCTGAGATCTTATTTATCCACCGGACCTATAATCCAAGGGGCAAGGTGTTATATACCTTCCTTGTAGATGGCCCTCGGGTACAGCTGGAGGGTCATCTTGCCCGGGCAGTCTACTTCGCCATTCCTGCCAAGGAGGATGCTGAAGGCCTAGCCCAGATGTTCCAGGTGTTCAAGAAGTTTAACCCAGCCTGGGAGAAAGTCTGTACCATCCTAGTGGATCCCTActtcctccccctgcccacccTAGCTATGGAGTTCCCCGCAGCTGAGGTCCTGCCCTCAGCCTTCCACATCTGTAAGTTCCTCCAGGGCAAGTTCTATCAGCTTTCCCTCGAACAGCCTGTGGAGCAGGTACTCCTGACCTCCCTGCAGAGCACAATGTGCTCAGCCACAGCTGGCAACCTGAGGAAATTGTACACACTCCTGAGCAATTGCATCCCCCCAGACCAGCTGCCCAAGCTCCACTCATACTGGCTGCTTAACGACCGCATCTGGCTGGCCCACCGCTGGAGGAGCCACGCCGAGAGCAGCCGCTACTTCCAGGACCTGGAGGTCACCACCCGAGTCCTCAGCCAGTTCTTTGGCACCACCCCATCTGTGGAACAAGGCATGACCTCCCTACTCCGATACATGCAACAGAACTCTGGAGACATGGCAAGCTTCAGCCTGGGCCTGAGTCCCCAGAGCAGTTGTGCCCCTTCAGGCGTCAGCCCCCAAAGCCCCAAAGTGGAGCAGTTGGTAGAAGCCTGCATCCAACACTCCCTCCACGCCATCTGCACAGGGCCAgcagcccagctctgcctgggtGAGCTTGCCGTGGTCCAGAAATCCGTGCACCTCATTGGCTCTGGCTCAGAAAAGGTGAACATACAGATCCTGGAGGACACCCATAGGGTGCAGCCCCAGCCCCCTGCCAGCTGCAGCTGCTACTTTAATCAGGCCTTCCACCTGCCCTGCCGCCACATCCTAGCCATGCTCAGTGCCCGCCGCCAGGTGCTCCAACCCGACATGTTGCCGTCTCAGTGGACAGAAGGTTGTGCTGCCAGTCTAGACCACATCCTGGGCAGCAAATGGAGTGAGACCTTGGATAAACACTTGGCCGTGACTCTCCTCACTGAGGAGGTGGGTCAGCTCTTGCAGCACTGCAGCCAGGAGGAGTTTGAAAGGCGGTATAGCACCCTGCGGGAACTGGCCGACAGCTGGATCGGCCCTTACGAGCAGGTCCAGCTGTGA
- the ZSWIM3 gene encoding zinc finger SWIM domain-containing protein 3, producing MELGSCFKTYEDFKKCFSAYKKENRCSFILRDRVSVRFHNLNHGTSIREDILYVQVKFVCVRTQSNRKRTPEADLCPAYLLLRYNEKLDRLFISELNTQHIHVDAKTAGPGGDTDDKPQKTVCLQKPQPVQPTFKKEPNGVDKSPVEPSFCLDQVQAASKAEQEGITASDLPKIAKVMKNFLKVDEGSMASLSVGNSQDLDRLSFQSSKMNNLFIRFPENLLLHRVENAQGHILYAFLVENKEREGRVVHFALLKAETAMSVAKMLSIFTEFNSDWPKIKVVFVDPSFPHRAVLQEIFPAARILLSIYHTTRLLEKKLQRSTATLSFKNLMKEALREAVFVTSEASLQNLCQMSQVLLDEELFSFLQAHWFSCELLWYMHVRKGLHACNTYMDSLDIVTSKVSSLFREQQSLLDCILRFVDYIDFFNTKGVKNLPTAPPKLKRARPASTPPKSKKAFGICGGSFLRLPVKDTEPYAQQMELQQQPQVQPSQGGMLDTLHQSGSELAYKLCYNEWEVVQNSTHLVDMAGSSVDVQLLEDSHQVSKDGCSCSCSFQQWYHLPCRHILALLHTSQKPVGETMVCRRWQKRYQHLLGPTGELRDPVVVPNPGQPGKQGQNDMIQDLSRELANLLMQSEGAELEERFSTLRKIVDIWADPHQPPEPTQQPGDFRDVGRLPFLWGKQEEREGLPLAGATIHD from the coding sequence ATATGTGCAGGTGAAATTTGTCTGTGTTCGGACCCAGTCAAACAGAAAGAGAACACCAGAGGCAGACCTGTGCCCAGCATACCTGCTCCTGCGGTACAATGAGAAACTGGATAGACTATTTATCAGTGAACTCAACACCCAGCATATACACGTGGACGCCAAAACCGCAGGTCCTGGGGGAGACACCGATGACAAACCTCAAAAGACAGTTTGCCTGCAGAAACCCCAGCCTGTGCAGCCCACATTCAAGAAAGAGCCCAACGGGGTTGACAAGTCCCCAGTTGAACCATCATTTTGCTTAGATCAGGTCCAAGCAGCCTCAAAGGCAGAGCAAGAAGGTATCACTGCTTCGGACCTGCCTAAGATCGCAAAAGTGATGAAGAACTTTCTTAAGGTGGACGAGGGTTCCATGGCCTCACTCAGTGTAGGCAACAGCCAAGACCTGGACCGGCTCAGCTTCCAGAGCAGCAAGATGAACAACCTGTTCATCCGCTTCCCAGAAAACCTCTTGCTGCACCGCGTGGAGAACGCCCAGGGCCACATCCTCTATGCTTTCCTGGTGGAGAACAAGGAACGAGAGGGTCGAGTGGTACACTTTGCTCTGCTCAAGGCCGAGACAGCCATGTCTGTGGCCAAGATGCTGAGTATCTTTACAGAGTTCAACTCAGACTGGCCCAAGATCAAGGTGGTCTTTGTGGACCCATCCTTCCCTCATCGAGCCGTCCTGCAGGAGATCTTTCCTGCTGCCCGCATTCTCCTTTCCATCTACCATACGACCCGGCTCTTGGAGAAGAAGTTGCAGCGTAGTACAGCAACTCTATCCTTTAAAAATCTCATGAAGGAAGCCCTGCGGGAGGCTGTGTTTGTCACCTCTGAGGCCAGCCTGCAAAATCTCTGTCAGATGTCCCAAGTCCTACTAGACGAGGAACTCTTCAGCTTCCTGCAGGCCCACTGGTTCTCCTGTGAACTGCTGTGGTACATGCATGTCAGGAAGGGCCTGCACGCGTGTAACACCTACATGGACAGCCTAGACATCGTCACCAGCAAGGTGTCAAGCCTCTTTCGGGAACAGCAGTCCCTGCTGGACTGCATCCTCCGCTTTGTGGATTACATCGACTTCTTTAATACCAAAGGTGTGAAAAACTTGCCCACAGCTCCTCCCAAGTTAAAGCGAGCCCGGCCAGCAAGCACGCCGCCAAAGTCCAAGAAGGCTTTTGGAATCTGTGGAGGGAGCTTCCTCAGGCTCCCTGTGAAAGACACAGAGCCATACGCACAGCAGatggagctgcagcagcagccACAGGTGCAGCCCTCCCAGGGTGGCATGCTAGACACTTTGCACCAGAGTGGCTCCGAACTGGCCTATAAGCTGTGCTACAATGAGTGGGAGGTGGTGCAGAACTCTACCCACCTGGTGGACATGGCTGGCTCCTCAGTGGACGTTCAGCTGCTAGAGGACTCTCACCAGGTTAGCAAAGATGGCTGTAGCTGCAGCTGTTCCTTTCAACAGTGGTACCACCTGCCGTGCCGACACATTTTGGCCCTGCTGCACACCAGCCAGAAGCCTGTGGGTGAAACCATGGTGTGCCGCCGGTGGCAAAAGAGGTACCAGCACCTCCTGGGGCCCACTGGGGAGCTCCGAGACCCTGTTGTGGTCCCAAACCCAGGCCAGCCTGGGAAGCAGGGACAGAACGACATGATTCAGGACCTAAGCAGGGAGCTAGCAAACCTGCTAATGCAAAGTGAGGGTGCAGAGCTGGAGGAGCGCTTTTCCACCCTGCGCAAGATTGTGGACATCTGGGCAGACCCGCACCAGCCACCTGAGCCCACTCAGCAGCCAGGGGACTTCAGGGATGTGGGCCGCCTCCCTTTTCTCTGGGGAaaacaggaggaaagggagggactCCCTCTTGCTGGAGCCACGATTCATGATTGA